The genomic region GCCGAACTGATTGAATGTGGGGAAAAAGCGATGGAAAAACAGGAATTTGCCGAATTGGGTAAACTGGTTCACAAAATCCGACCGAGTGCAGAAAGCCTAAAAATAACCTCGATTGCGGATGAATTAAAATTATTGGAGCAAATGGCAAAAGAATCTGACGACGACGAATCGCTTAGGACCTTATATGCTTTTGTAAGACAACAACTGGAAACCGTGGTGGCGCAATTGCAACAACACGAACTCGATTAAATGATATTGTTTTTAAAGGTTTCGTTGAGGTGATCGCAGAAACCCTTAAAAACGTGCATCAAAAAAAGCTAGTTATGGATCGTTTAAAATTCCAGTTGCAGGTTCCACTGATGGGTGTGGTTATAATAAAAAACAGCATTCGAATGTTCTTCGAGTTTTCCGTTATGAAGTACAAACACCTGATCGGCATTTTTGATGGTTTCCGGATTACGGGTAATAATAATAACGGTTTTGTTTTTTATTAGTTCCTGTTTGGCTTTTTGAAGGTAAATCATATCCATTGCTCCGGAGGTAGTAACGGTTTCGTCCAAAAGCAGAATAGGTGTATTTTTAAGCATCGCCCGTGCGATTTGGATACGCAGTTTCTCCTGATCGGAAAGATGGCATTCCGGATGTCGTAATTGTGTGTGCATGCCATTGGGTAATTCCCAGGCGAAATCAATAACACATGCGTTTTCGAGTGCTTCGAATACCAGTTCGGGACTCGCATTCGGATTGGCCGACCAGATGGCGTTGTACAGTGTATCGTCTGGT from Flavobacterium sp. WV_118_3 harbors:
- a CDS encoding ATP-binding cassette domain-containing protein gives rise to the protein MKLFKTATTPITKFDVRFENVTFGYIKDHNIVNRASFYIKDQSTVALVGASGSGKTTLTGLISRMWDPGKGRITIGGAPISRISQQELANYVTHISATTLLPDDTLYNAIWSANPNASPELVFEALENACVIDFAWELPNGMHTQLRHPECHLSDQEKLRIQIARAMLKNTPILLLDETVTTSGAMDMIYLQKAKQELIKNKTVIIITRNPETIKNADQVFVLHNGKLEEHSNAVFYYNHTHQWNLQLEF